The following proteins come from a genomic window of Rubinisphaera margarita:
- a CDS encoding GNAT family N-acetyltransferase: MPAEIRPARPEDAESILSLIQELADYEKLSQEVVATPELIRETLFGPRPVAECLLAELDGQAVGFALFFYNYSTFLGRPGIYLEDLYVQPVHRKRGIGKALFKRVAGVAVERNCGRMEWSVLDWNEPSIDFYKSMGAVPMSEWTVYRLTGETLKSAAGPVELD; encoded by the coding sequence ATGCCCGCCGAAATCCGCCCCGCCCGTCCTGAAGATGCCGAGAGTATTCTGAGCCTCATCCAGGAGCTCGCCGACTACGAGAAGCTTTCGCAAGAGGTCGTCGCCACCCCGGAACTGATTCGAGAAACCCTGTTCGGACCTCGGCCGGTCGCTGAGTGCCTGCTGGCGGAGCTGGATGGCCAGGCGGTCGGATTCGCGTTGTTCTTCTACAATTACTCAACGTTCCTCGGTCGCCCCGGGATCTATCTGGAAGACCTGTATGTCCAGCCCGTCCATCGGAAGCGGGGCATCGGAAAGGCGCTGTTCAAGCGCGTTGCGGGCGTGGCGGTCGAGCGGAATTGCGGACGGATGGAATGGTCCGTCCTCGACTGGAACGAACCTTCGATCGACTTCTACAAATCGATGGGAGCCGTCCCGATGAGCGAATGGACCGTCTATCGCCTCACGGGTGAGACACTGAAATCTGCGGCGGGACCGGTTGAACTCGACTAA
- the recG gene encoding ATP-dependent DNA helicase RecG, with protein MSESDSNHSQADVESPFEMEVQFLPGVGPYRAGLLANLGVRTVQDLLWLVPRDVLDLSHLSQVNDLTEDRIHTLRGRIIDSDSKSISRGRIMTGALLRTEDGLVRGVWFNQPWMLRQLQEDRFVLWSGKPKFRDNRWEISHPRLQWLDEDDEQAKGEVLTKYRLTEGITLETLRRYIHSALELVQGKVADHLPQRFRDKYSLPGLEQALWQLHRPDSVESFQAARRRLVFDEQLDFQVGMALRRRIRRTREKSPRVSLTPRIDARIRRLFPFELTSGQEEAIADIIADIAHEQPMHRLLQADVGAGKTVIAIYAMLATIAAGYQAVLMAPTELLIQQHWQTINEALLHSRVKRCLLTGNLTASVRRERLAQIASGEMQLIFGTQAVIQNDVRYHQLGLAVIDEQHKFGVIQRGQFRAAEMVPHVLVMTATPIPRSLCLTQYGDLDLSVISELPPGRQPVVTSLVLNPKVAKKAWQFVAEKIREGRQVYVVCPYIDSPEADAPAGALQIHEVLQSGELRDFRVGLMHGQMDRGEQQEIMANFRERELDVLVATTVVEVGVDVPNASLMVIFDAQQFGLSQLHQLRGRIGRGAFRGYCFLFSKSDNEDSLERLRAVERSANGFEIAEADFELRGPGNVLGTEQHGNQPFRLTDFARDEQILTETSGAATRMVESGTIDEPDFAPLKLRVIDRFGVQLGLTRTG; from the coding sequence ATGTCTGAATCGGATTCCAATCACAGTCAGGCCGACGTCGAGTCGCCCTTTGAAATGGAGGTCCAGTTTCTGCCCGGCGTGGGACCGTATCGGGCGGGACTGCTGGCCAATCTCGGCGTGCGGACCGTTCAAGATCTGCTCTGGCTCGTGCCGCGCGATGTCCTCGACCTGTCGCATCTGTCGCAGGTTAACGATCTGACAGAGGATCGAATCCATACACTGCGTGGTCGAATCATCGATTCCGATTCGAAGTCGATTTCCCGCGGCCGCATCATGACCGGAGCGCTGCTGCGGACAGAAGACGGGCTCGTTCGCGGCGTCTGGTTCAATCAGCCGTGGATGTTGCGGCAACTGCAGGAGGACCGGTTCGTCCTCTGGTCGGGAAAGCCGAAGTTCCGCGACAACCGCTGGGAGATCAGTCATCCGCGACTGCAGTGGCTCGACGAAGATGATGAGCAGGCCAAAGGGGAAGTTCTCACCAAATACCGACTGACCGAAGGAATCACGCTCGAGACGCTGCGTCGCTACATTCATTCGGCTCTGGAACTCGTTCAGGGAAAAGTTGCCGATCATCTGCCGCAACGATTTCGCGATAAGTATTCCCTGCCCGGCCTGGAGCAGGCGCTCTGGCAGTTGCATCGCCCCGACTCGGTGGAATCCTTTCAGGCGGCCCGGAGACGTCTCGTTTTCGATGAGCAACTTGACTTTCAGGTCGGGATGGCGTTGCGACGTCGCATCCGCCGGACCCGGGAGAAGTCGCCCCGAGTTTCGCTGACGCCCCGAATCGATGCCCGGATTCGGCGTCTGTTTCCATTCGAGCTGACGTCAGGTCAGGAGGAAGCCATTGCCGATATCATCGCCGATATCGCACACGAACAGCCGATGCACCGTCTTCTTCAGGCCGATGTCGGAGCCGGGAAAACAGTCATTGCCATTTACGCCATGCTCGCCACAATCGCGGCGGGGTACCAGGCGGTCCTCATGGCGCCGACGGAACTGCTGATCCAGCAGCATTGGCAGACGATCAACGAAGCGTTGCTGCACAGTCGGGTGAAGCGCTGTCTGCTCACCGGAAATCTCACTGCCTCGGTGCGAAGGGAGCGACTGGCACAGATCGCCTCCGGGGAGATGCAGCTGATCTTCGGAACGCAGGCGGTGATTCAGAATGACGTGCGATATCACCAGCTCGGACTGGCGGTGATCGACGAGCAGCACAAGTTCGGCGTCATTCAACGGGGGCAGTTTCGAGCAGCCGAGATGGTGCCTCATGTACTCGTGATGACCGCGACTCCTATTCCCCGCAGTCTCTGTCTGACACAATACGGCGATCTCGATCTGTCGGTGATTTCAGAATTGCCCCCCGGCCGCCAGCCGGTGGTCACCTCACTGGTGCTCAATCCCAAGGTGGCGAAAAAAGCCTGGCAGTTTGTCGCGGAAAAAATCCGCGAAGGCCGACAGGTGTATGTCGTCTGCCCGTATATCGATTCCCCCGAAGCCGACGCTCCTGCCGGAGCATTACAGATCCACGAGGTGTTGCAGTCGGGCGAGTTGCGGGACTTCCGCGTTGGGCTGATGCACGGACAGATGGACCGAGGCGAGCAGCAGGAGATCATGGCGAACTTCCGGGAGCGCGAGCTCGATGTGCTGGTCGCCACCACAGTCGTCGAAGTGGGTGTCGACGTGCCGAACGCCTCGCTGATGGTGATCTTCGATGCTCAGCAGTTTGGCCTGTCTCAGCTGCACCAGCTGCGGGGACGGATCGGCCGCGGAGCTTTCCGGGGATATTGCTTCCTGTTCTCGAAGTCCGACAACGAAGACTCTCTGGAACGCCTGCGAGCGGTCGAACGATCGGCGAATGGCTTTGAGATCGCCGAAGCCGACTTCGAACTCCGCGGACCTGGAAACGTACTCGGCACCGAACAACATGGCAACCAGCCATTCCGCCTGACCGATTTCGCGCGCGACGAGCAGATTCTGACCGAGACCAGCGGAGCGGCAACTCGAATGGTCGAGTCGGGAACCATTGATGAGCCGGACTTCGCACCCCTGAAGTTACGAGTCATCGACCGCTTCGGTGTTCAGCTGGGACTGACTCGAACCGGTTAG
- a CDS encoding OmpA/MotB family protein, which produces MDDDGPPGVPEWVVTYGDMMSLLLTFFIMLVSLSEVKADKKYRAILEAARQHLGYAGGPPAPPGKQFPMNSLVESLEEMKLGSQADTEKGTGGVRQKGPRGRDIRVMRLKDGDSHLAGQAIIFSPGDTQLTAEMESELRSIAREVAGKPQKLEIRSFTSAVVAGELQSPDERMELAFARAELVRNRLLDMKIQRDHMRIAVYFHTPESSAEQNLTLSEDRVEVAILNAFASEYVGHEEDYR; this is translated from the coding sequence ATGGATGATGACGGACCACCAGGCGTCCCGGAATGGGTCGTGACTTACGGCGACATGATGTCGCTGCTGCTCACCTTCTTCATCATGCTTGTTTCGCTCAGCGAAGTGAAAGCCGACAAGAAATACCGCGCCATTCTCGAGGCCGCCCGACAGCATCTCGGCTACGCCGGCGGCCCCCCTGCTCCTCCGGGAAAACAGTTCCCGATGAACTCGCTGGTCGAATCGCTGGAGGAAATGAAGCTCGGCTCTCAGGCCGATACCGAGAAGGGGACGGGCGGAGTTCGACAGAAAGGCCCGCGTGGCCGCGATATCCGTGTGATGCGACTCAAGGACGGCGACAGTCATCTGGCCGGACAGGCGATCATCTTCTCTCCCGGCGACACACAACTGACCGCCGAGATGGAATCTGAATTGAGGTCCATTGCCCGCGAAGTGGCCGGGAAGCCGCAGAAGCTGGAGATTCGCAGTTTCACCTCCGCTGTCGTGGCGGGCGAGCTGCAGTCTCCCGACGAGCGAATGGAACTGGCCTTCGCTCGAGCCGAACTGGTCCGAAATCGACTGCTCGACATGAAAATCCAGCGGGACCACATGCGGATCGCAGTCTATTTTCACACACCGGAAAGCAGTGCCGAGCAGAACCTGACGCTGTCGGAAGATCGGGTCGAAGTGGCGATCCTGAATGCCTTCGCTTCCGAATATGTAGGGCACGAAGAAGACTACCGCTGA
- a CDS encoding alkaline phosphatase D family protein — protein MSIHPASTSRRYGVDRREFLRYIAAVSAIPTMALRADDQIDRHPTFKSNPFTLGVASGDPDSDGVVLWTRLVPEPFNNDVLSSTPIETKWEVAEDEGFKSIVQTGTALATPQLGYSVHVEVEGLKPHRWYFYRFHAGNETSPIGRTRTTPEPETMPDRLRFVFTSCQHYETGYFNSYPHMQQEDLDLIVHLGDYIYEYAGIDNRVRKHHGGEINSLNDYRNRYTQYRLDQDLQETHRLFPWLVTWDDHEFDNNCAGIVSEEDGVSPEEFLLRRLNAYQAYYEFMPLRRSSFPQGPDMKLYRSCPYGRLANFQVLDTRQYRTDQPNGDHQKPLTGKVFDPQTTMLGRDQEKWLMSNLLQSTATWNVLAQQVMMAPLNRGTPEEARYSMDQWPGYEYSRRKLLNFMHSRNIPNPIVLTGDIHTNWVNDLKLDAQSSKSPLVGTEFVGTSMNSGGNGGNPIAEFERAVAQNDFVHWHNTNRGYVSCEVTPEKWTSNFRITPVVDMHGSPVETAASFVVEQGQPGAKKA, from the coding sequence ATGTCGATTCACCCCGCCAGTACCAGCCGTCGCTATGGCGTCGATCGTCGTGAGTTTCTGCGTTACATCGCCGCCGTCTCGGCCATTCCGACAATGGCGCTGCGGGCGGACGATCAGATCGACCGCCATCCGACGTTCAAGTCGAACCCATTCACGCTCGGCGTCGCATCCGGGGACCCCGACAGTGACGGCGTCGTGCTCTGGACAAGACTTGTGCCCGAGCCATTCAATAACGACGTTCTCTCATCGACCCCGATCGAAACAAAATGGGAAGTGGCCGAGGACGAAGGCTTCAAGTCGATTGTTCAGACCGGAACGGCACTCGCCACCCCTCAACTCGGGTACTCGGTGCATGTCGAAGTTGAGGGCCTGAAACCGCATCGCTGGTATTTCTACCGCTTTCATGCCGGCAACGAGACCAGCCCGATCGGCCGCACGCGAACGACTCCCGAACCGGAAACGATGCCCGACCGGCTGCGGTTTGTCTTCACCTCCTGCCAGCACTATGAGACCGGTTACTTCAACAGCTACCCGCATATGCAGCAGGAAGATCTCGACCTGATCGTGCATCTCGGAGATTACATCTATGAGTACGCGGGAATCGACAACCGCGTCCGCAAACATCACGGCGGCGAGATCAACAGTCTCAATGATTACCGAAATCGCTATACGCAGTATCGGCTCGATCAGGACCTGCAGGAAACGCATCGCCTGTTCCCCTGGCTGGTCACCTGGGACGATCATGAATTCGACAACAACTGCGCCGGCATCGTCTCGGAAGAAGATGGCGTCTCGCCCGAAGAGTTCCTGTTACGCCGGCTGAATGCCTATCAGGCGTACTACGAATTCATGCCGCTGCGACGAAGTTCGTTCCCGCAGGGGCCCGACATGAAACTCTACCGGAGTTGTCCGTACGGCCGGCTCGCGAATTTTCAGGTGCTCGATACCCGGCAGTATCGAACCGACCAGCCCAACGGTGACCATCAGAAGCCACTCACCGGGAAGGTCTTCGATCCTCAAACGACCATGCTCGGGCGGGACCAGGAAAAGTGGCTGATGTCGAACCTGCTGCAATCGACGGCGACGTGGAACGTTCTCGCTCAGCAGGTGATGATGGCACCGCTCAATCGCGGCACCCCCGAAGAAGCCCGCTACAGCATGGATCAGTGGCCCGGTTATGAATACAGCCGTCGCAAGCTGCTCAACTTCATGCACAGCCGCAACATCCCCAACCCGATCGTGCTGACCGGCGACATTCACACCAACTGGGTGAACGATTTGAAACTTGATGCACAGTCGTCGAAGTCGCCGCTCGTCGGGACCGAGTTTGTCGGCACGTCCATGAACTCAGGCGGCAATGGCGGCAACCCGATCGCCGAGTTCGAACGAGCGGTGGCGCAGAATGACTTTGTCCACTGGCACAACACCAACCGCGGCTACGTCTCCTGCGAAGTCACGCCGGAAAAGTGGACATCGAACTTTCGCATCACTCCGGTCGTCGACATGCACGGGTCTCCCGTCGAAACCGCAGCGTCGTTCGTCGTGGAACAGGGACAACCTGGAGCGAAAAAGGCATAA
- a CDS encoding DUF2062 domain-containing protein — protein MQTETPAHRDSPESIDRSHLLQSARWRWWWYVSPQLWLRRIVTLNDTPHSIALGTAIGVFVAMTPTVGIQMVIVLALAAIFKPLFQFNRVAGLIAVYISNPVTTLPIYWFNYWVGTFFVAGTVTRQDLKEALKYDGWADWWQSLVRLTWEFGWPLIIGSLVVGIVSAVASYPIIKWLVHVLKRKHRLIHIRRRRRQGMRGVQSFSSDDYHL, from the coding sequence ATGCAGACCGAAACTCCGGCTCATCGAGATTCCCCGGAATCGATCGATCGCAGCCATCTCCTCCAGTCCGCCAGATGGAGGTGGTGGTGGTATGTCTCGCCGCAATTGTGGTTGAGACGAATCGTCACGCTCAATGATACGCCCCATTCGATCGCACTCGGAACGGCGATCGGCGTCTTCGTCGCAATGACGCCCACGGTCGGGATTCAGATGGTGATCGTTCTGGCACTGGCCGCGATCTTCAAGCCGCTGTTTCAATTCAACCGCGTTGCCGGCCTGATCGCGGTTTACATCTCCAATCCGGTCACGACCCTTCCCATTTACTGGTTCAACTACTGGGTCGGAACGTTCTTTGTCGCCGGCACGGTGACTCGCCAGGATTTGAAAGAGGCTCTGAAGTACGACGGCTGGGCCGACTGGTGGCAATCGCTGGTTCGACTCACCTGGGAGTTTGGCTGGCCCCTGATAATCGGATCCCTCGTCGTAGGCATCGTCAGCGCCGTGGCGAGTTACCCGATCATCAAATGGCTGGTGCACGTGCTGAAACGGAAGCATCGCCTGATTCACATCCGCCGCCGCCGGCGTCAGGGAATGCGGGGGGTGCAGTCGTTCTCTTCCGACGACTACCACCTGTAG
- a CDS encoding HTTM domain-containing protein: MATDTVQTTSWTQAFNEFFFARQVPYGMALMRISLTAVMLFVMGSRWTRVRELFSADGAAAPLADNFGFFNFLPLMSGPVAVTCYTFMLLAMVLLIVGWKTRLAATSVFILFTYFTLQDSLSTITKYSVIASHGFMLLAISQCGAVWSVDRWLELKRQGVKAPLRLLGTGRAVEMWPQRLVQIFIGFVYFGAAITKLQTSTFFTGDQLRFWLLSNVNHYNPVGELFSAYPALLIPGGYVTIIWEIAFLFAVWQKRMRIPMLLLGAMFHGMTTLLLGLFIFPLVCISIYLAFTTPNDIQNLRAFGAGLSRRYPALQTLLRIPHRATVAIGEGCLRLGTRGLVPVCLAVIAAGLYFEHSADRFGTRRAEGRYQLQPLSHEQAMTMLRTHDQIREEDKLLSLDIGNWMIGGRVTEFGTTFEAGDFLMVQANMIPPFDDLYLKCDLHNSRGGVMQQIEGALTRENFRYTFGYHLPTDLAAGEYQFVLNCNNVEIARRTITVKNDEDTSVAAR, encoded by the coding sequence ATGGCCACCGATACCGTGCAGACCACCAGCTGGACCCAGGCGTTCAATGAGTTCTTCTTCGCCCGGCAGGTTCCCTATGGAATGGCCCTGATGCGGATCTCGCTGACCGCGGTGATGCTGTTTGTGATGGGCAGCCGCTGGACGCGAGTCCGGGAACTGTTTTCGGCGGATGGAGCGGCGGCTCCTCTGGCCGACAACTTCGGTTTTTTCAACTTTCTGCCGCTGATGTCCGGCCCGGTCGCAGTGACCTGCTACACGTTTATGCTGCTGGCCATGGTGTTGCTCATCGTCGGTTGGAAAACCCGTCTGGCCGCGACCAGTGTGTTCATCCTCTTTACCTATTTCACGCTGCAGGACTCACTGAGCACAATCACGAAGTATTCGGTCATTGCCTCTCATGGATTCATGCTGCTGGCGATTTCTCAGTGTGGAGCCGTCTGGTCCGTTGATCGGTGGCTCGAACTGAAGCGGCAAGGCGTGAAAGCTCCCCTCCGACTCCTCGGAACGGGACGAGCCGTTGAGATGTGGCCGCAACGGCTGGTTCAGATCTTTATTGGTTTCGTCTACTTCGGAGCCGCCATCACCAAGTTGCAGACGTCGACTTTCTTCACGGGCGATCAGCTGCGGTTCTGGCTGCTCTCCAATGTGAATCATTACAACCCGGTCGGGGAGCTGTTTTCGGCCTATCCGGCTCTGCTGATCCCCGGCGGATACGTCACTATTATCTGGGAAATCGCCTTCCTCTTCGCGGTCTGGCAGAAGCGGATGCGAATTCCGATGCTCCTCCTCGGAGCGATGTTTCATGGGATGACGACGCTGCTGCTCGGACTGTTCATCTTTCCGCTGGTCTGCATCAGCATTTACCTCGCCTTCACCACGCCGAATGACATCCAGAACCTGCGGGCCTTTGGGGCCGGACTTTCACGGCGATATCCTGCTCTGCAGACTCTGTTGCGGATTCCGCATCGAGCCACGGTGGCCATTGGTGAGGGCTGTCTGCGACTTGGAACCCGCGGACTGGTTCCAGTTTGCCTGGCGGTGATCGCGGCTGGTCTTTATTTCGAGCACTCAGCCGATCGCTTTGGCACCCGGCGAGCCGAGGGGCGTTATCAGCTGCAGCCCCTCTCCCATGAACAGGCCATGACGATGCTGCGGACCCATGACCAGATTCGCGAGGAGGACAAGCTGCTGTCCCTCGACATCGGCAATTGGATGATCGGCGGTCGTGTGACGGAATTTGGAACCACATTCGAAGCCGGTGACTTCCTGATGGTCCAGGCGAATATGATTCCCCCCTTCGACGATCTCTACCTGAAGTGCGACCTGCACAACAGCCGCGGCGGCGTGATGCAGCAGATTGAGGGAGCTCTGACCCGCGAGAACTTCCGCTACACATTCGGCTACCATCTGCCGACGGATCTGGCGGCTGGCGAGTATCAGTTCGTGCTGAACTGTAACAACGTCGAAATCGCCCGCCGCACGATTACCGTGAAGAACGACGAAGACACCTCGGTCGCCGCCCGTTAA
- a CDS encoding FMN-binding protein, with translation MTEDSLTPLDTTPVRKKSRSTGRWRPSLLQGYRIAVLVCIVLLMRQHAVSQRIQGNRPIELEEVRTILPEARSLAIDDSSRAGLLVFNEAGEDVGYALRTTPQSEDIIGYAGPTDVLIVMGAPTTEPNPKSLTLPYDSPEPPPLEEPTRKVLGIGVRHSWDTKRHIKWVVEDAYFMNFWKGRDWDNLTTVDLYDEYMEGVSGATLSSMGIAKSIQHRFRWSENQTKSAPEIRVSATDIGLWIALAIGLLVTFRSGWKGNTKVWLGLKIAAIVYVGFLNGSLLALSLFAGYAAQGVAWQMAPGLVTLVAIAFLTPATTRRQPYCSQICPHGAAQQLLSRYVPWKIRVSQPVAEGLKWIPWLLIGVGISFYVLEFPLDLAYLEPFDAYLFRQSAWVPIIIAVGSLVVSAFIPMAYCKYGCPTGRLLEFVRHHSRADHIGRNEIAAGLLLLITWLSVYYYDAVQLWLVQQLL, from the coding sequence ATGACCGAGGATTCGCTCACTCCTCTCGATACCACGCCGGTGCGAAAGAAATCTCGGTCGACCGGCCGCTGGCGCCCGTCGCTTCTGCAAGGCTACCGTATCGCCGTTCTTGTCTGCATCGTGCTGTTGATGCGACAACACGCCGTGAGTCAACGCATCCAGGGGAATCGCCCGATCGAACTGGAAGAAGTGCGGACAATCCTGCCCGAAGCCCGATCGCTGGCGATCGATGACAGCTCACGAGCCGGCCTGCTCGTCTTCAATGAAGCAGGGGAGGACGTCGGCTATGCACTGCGAACGACGCCGCAATCTGAAGACATCATCGGCTACGCCGGCCCGACCGATGTGCTGATCGTGATGGGAGCCCCGACGACCGAGCCGAATCCCAAGTCGCTCACTCTACCGTACGATTCCCCAGAGCCTCCACCACTTGAAGAACCGACCCGCAAAGTACTCGGGATCGGGGTTCGTCACAGCTGGGACACAAAGCGACATATCAAATGGGTCGTGGAAGATGCCTACTTCATGAACTTCTGGAAGGGCCGGGACTGGGACAACTTGACGACAGTCGACCTCTACGATGAGTATATGGAGGGCGTCTCCGGGGCGACGCTGTCCAGCATGGGTATCGCCAAGTCGATCCAGCACCGCTTCCGCTGGTCAGAGAATCAAACGAAGTCGGCTCCTGAGATTCGTGTCTCCGCCACCGATATTGGCCTCTGGATCGCGCTGGCGATTGGGCTTCTCGTCACATTTCGTTCCGGCTGGAAAGGGAACACGAAAGTCTGGCTGGGCCTGAAGATCGCCGCGATTGTATATGTCGGATTCCTGAATGGCTCGCTGCTGGCATTGAGTCTATTTGCCGGCTATGCCGCCCAGGGTGTGGCCTGGCAGATGGCCCCCGGGCTGGTCACGCTGGTGGCGATCGCCTTTCTGACCCCGGCGACAACCCGCCGGCAACCCTACTGCAGCCAGATCTGCCCGCACGGAGCTGCTCAACAGTTGTTGAGTCGCTACGTACCCTGGAAGATCCGTGTTTCTCAACCGGTAGCCGAAGGACTGAAATGGATTCCCTGGCTGTTGATTGGCGTGGGAATCTCCTTTTATGTTCTCGAATTCCCGCTCGACCTGGCTTATCTGGAGCCGTTCGATGCCTACCTTTTCCGACAGTCGGCCTGGGTTCCGATCATCATCGCTGTCGGCAGCCTGGTCGTTTCGGCCTTTATTCCGATGGCCTATTGCAAGTACGGCTGCCCGACCGGACGGCTGCTTGAGTTCGTCCGCCACCACAGCCGAGCCGACCACATCGGCCGCAACGAAATTGCCGCTGGCCTCCTGTTGCTGATCACATGGCTGTCGGTTTACTACTACGACGCCGTCCAACTCTGGCTCGTCCAACAACTGCTGTAG
- a CDS encoding GDSL-type esterase/lipase family protein, with product MNRRSLFCLIAFSLLALPAFAADEPSNENRFESSIQAFEKADTEHQPGPGGIVFVGSSSIRMWDTEKWFPEQNVINRGFGGSQTSDVLHFFDRVIKKYEPRTIVFYCGDNDIAHGKTTKEVIADFRTLMKNIRQTVPGATVYYLPIKPSLKRWDMWDDMNSVNLKVQKMAERHDDLVYVDTATVLLNEQGEPRDDVFAKDGLHLNETGYELWTDVVKKAINE from the coding sequence ATGAATCGCCGTTCGCTCTTCTGCCTCATCGCATTCTCGCTGCTTGCCCTTCCTGCCTTCGCCGCCGATGAGCCCTCGAACGAAAATCGGTTTGAGTCATCAATCCAGGCGTTCGAAAAGGCGGACACTGAACACCAGCCGGGGCCAGGAGGAATCGTGTTCGTCGGGTCCTCTTCGATTCGGATGTGGGACACCGAGAAATGGTTTCCCGAGCAAAACGTCATCAACCGCGGCTTCGGCGGCTCGCAGACCAGCGATGTGCTGCACTTTTTCGACCGCGTTATCAAGAAGTACGAGCCCAGGACGATCGTCTTCTATTGCGGCGACAATGACATCGCTCATGGCAAGACTACGAAAGAGGTCATCGCCGATTTCCGCACGTTGATGAAGAACATCCGCCAGACTGTCCCCGGGGCCACGGTGTATTACCTGCCGATCAAGCCGAGTCTGAAACGCTGGGACATGTGGGACGATATGAATTCGGTCAACCTGAAGGTCCAGAAGATGGCCGAACGACACGACGATCTGGTGTATGTCGACACCGCTACCGTGCTACTCAACGAGCAGGGCGAGCCCCGCGACGATGTCTTCGCGAAAGACGGCCTCCATCTGAACGAGACCGGTTACGAACTTTGGACTGATGTGGTGAAGAAGGCGATCAACGAGTAG
- a CDS encoding ribosomal protein L7/L12 yields MSEDLTPADRQRIVDALYTGQKLQAIKHYREATGVGLKESKDFIDGLEQTLRKEHPERMQSTTSGCSSTASLLMIVVLAIIAGAWAMSA; encoded by the coding sequence ATGTCAGAAGATCTCACCCCGGCAGACCGTCAGAGAATCGTCGATGCCCTCTACACGGGGCAGAAACTGCAGGCGATCAAGCATTACCGCGAAGCCACCGGCGTCGGACTCAAAGAGTCGAAAGACTTCATCGATGGTCTGGAACAGACGCTTCGCAAGGAACATCCAGAGCGAATGCAATCCACCACCTCGGGTTGCTCTTCGACAGCTTCACTGTTGATGATCGTCGTTCTGGCGATCATTGCCGGTGCCTGGGCAATGAGTGCCTGA